The sequence GCACGGCAAGACCACCGTGGCCACCGGCCTGCTCGCCGCGCTGCGCCGGCGCGGGCTGACCGTCAGCCCGCACAAGGTCGGCCCCGACTACATCGACCCCGGCTACCACGCCCTCGCCGCCGGCCGGCCCGGCCGCAACCTCGACCCCTGGCTGGTCGGCGAGGAGCGGATCGCCCCGCTGCTGCGGCACGGCGCGAGCGTCCCCACCCCCGCCGACGTGGCGATCGTCGAGGGCGTGATGGGGCTGCACGACGGCGCGGTCGGCCGCGGGTCGTACGCCTCCACCGCGCACGTCGCCCGGCTGATCGACGCGCCCGTGCTGCTGGTCCTCGACACCACCGCGCAGGGCCGTTCGGCCGCCGCGCTGGTGCTCGGCATGCGCGCCTTCGACCCCGGCGTGCGCATCGGCGGGGTGGTGCTCAACCGGGTCGGCTCGCCCCGGCACGAGACCCTGCTGCGCGACGCCCTCGCCGAGGTGGGCGTACCGGTGCTCGGGGCGGTCACCCGGGCCGCCGAGGTGGCCGCCCCGTCGCGGCACCTCGGGCTGGTGCCGGTCGCCGAGCGGGCCCCCGAGTCGCTCGCCGTCGTCGCCGCCCTCGCCGACCTGGTCGAGTCCACCGTGGACCTCGACGCGGTGCTCGCCCTCGCCCGGACCGCCCCGCCGCTGACCGTCCGAGCCTGGGACCCGGCCAGCGCCGTCGGCGGCCCCGCCGGCCGGGACCGGCCGGTCGTCGCGGTGGCCGGCGGACCGGCCTTCACCTTCTCGTACGCCGAGACCACCGAACTGCTCGCCGCGGCAGGCGCCACCGTGGTCCGCTTCGACCCGCTGCGCGACCCGGCCCTGCCCGCCGGCGCCCGCGCCGTCGTCGTCGGCGGCGGCTTCCCCGAGGTGCACGTCGAGGCCCTCGCGGCCAACTCCGCGCTCCGCGCCGAACTGGCCGACTTCGACGGGCCGATCGTCGCCGAGTGCGCCGGCCTGCTCTACCTCGGGCGCTCCCTCGACGGGGTGCCGATGTGCGGGCGGCTGCCGCACACCGCCCGGATGACCGGCAGGCTCACCCTCGGCTACCGGGAGGCCGTCGCGGCCGCCGACTCCCCACCGCACCGGGCCGGCGAGCCGGTACGCGGCCACGAGTTCCACCGCACCGCCACCGACCCCGGCCACGGGGACCGGGCGGCGTGGCGCTGGGACGGCGGCCGGCACGGCTTCGTCGACGGCCGGGTGCACGCCTCCTACCTGCACACCCACTGGGCGGCGCACCCGTCGGCCGCCCGCCGCCTGGTCGAGGCGGCCGCCCGGTGAGCGCGCCGACGCTGACCGGGGTGGGCGTCGGCCCCGGCGACCCGGAACTGCTCACCCTGAAGGCGGTGCGGGTGCTGCGCGAGGCCGACCTGGTGGTCGTACCGGTGATGGACCGGCTGGCCGCGGACGGCGACGCGCCCCCGGGCCGGGCCGAGACCACCGTGCTCGCGCACGTCGACGCGGACCGGCTGCGCCGGCTGCCGTTCGCCCTGGACGACCGGGGCGGGGTGACCGCCCGCCGGGAGCGGGCCTGGGACGCCGCCGCCCGGGCCGTGGTGGCCGCCCTCGACGGCGGCGCCGCCTCGATCGCCTTCGCCACCATCGGCGACCCGAACGTCTACTCCACCTTCGGCTACCTCGCGCAGAGCGTCCGCGCGCTGCGGCCGGCCGTCGAGGTGCGCACCGTGCCCGGGGTCACCGCCATGCAGGAGCTGGCCGCCCGCAGCGGCGTGCCGCTCTGCGAGGGCCGCGAACCGCTCACCCTGCTGCCGGCCACCGCCGGGCTGGCGCTCGTCTCCGACGCGCTGGCCGGGCCGGGCACCGTCGTCGTCTACAAGGGCTGGCGGCGGCACCCCGAGCTGGTCGACGAACTGCGCCGCCACGACCGGTTGCCGGACGCCGTGCTCGGCCGGTCGGTCGGCCTGCCCGGGGAGCGGATCGGGCCGGTCGACGCCGCCGCCGACGACCTGCCGTACCTGTCGACACTGCTGGTCCCGGCGCGCCGGGACCGCCGGGGAGGAAAACTGTGACGACCACCGGAAAGGTCTGGTTCGTCGGGGCCGGACCCGGCGCGGCCGACCTGCTCACCCTGCGCGCCGCCCGGGTGATCGGCGCCGCCGACGTGGTGATCTGGGCGGCCAGCCTGGTGCACGCCGACGTCCTCGCCCACGCCCGCGCCGACGCCGAGATCGTCGACTCGTCGCAGCTGCCGATCGAGGGGGTGCTGCCGCTGTACCGCCGCGCCGCCGCCGAGGGGCTGACGGTGGCCCGGATCCACTCCGGCGACCCGGCGCTCTGGGGCGCGGTGCAGGAACAACTCGACCTGTGCCGGGCGCTCGACCTGGCGGTGGAGATCGTGCCCGGGGTGTCGTCGTTCACCGCGGTGGCGGCCATCGTCGGCCGGGAGCTGACCATCCCCGAAGTGGCCCAGTCGGTGATCCTCACCCGCCTCGAAGGCGGCAAGACGCCGATGCCGCCGGGGGAGCGGGTCCGCGACTTCGCCCGGCACGGCACCACGATGGCGCTGTTCCTCTCCGCCGCCCGCTCCGGGCAGGCGCAGGCCGAGCTGCTCGCCGGCGGCTACCCGCCGGACACCCCGGTCGTGGTGGCGTACCAGGCGACCTGGCCGGACGAGCTGGTGGTGCGCTGCGCGCTGGCCGACCTGGAGGCCACCGTCAAGGAGCACCGGCTCTGGAAGCACACCCTCTTCCTGGTCGGCCCCGCGCTCGCCGCCACCGGCACCCGCTCGCACCTCTACCACCCCGGGCACTTCCACACCTTCCGCCGGGCCGAGCCGGCCGCCCGCGCCGAGCTGCGCCGCGCCCGCGCCGCCGGGTCGGGGGACGGCCCCCGGTGACGTACGCCGAGCCGCCGCTGCGCGAGCCGGACCTGCCGCGTACCGCGAAGGTCCGGCCCACCGCGCTGCGTACCGGCTGGACCACCGGCGCCTGCGCGACGGCGGCGGCCAAGGCCGCGGTGACCGCCCTGGTCACCGGCGTGCCGCAGCCGGAGGTGGAGATCGGGTTGCCCGGCGGCCAGCGGGTCAGCTTCCCGGTCGCCCGGTGCGACCTCACCCCGGCCCCCGAGGCGCGCGCCGAGGCGGTGGTGGTCAAGGACGCCGGCGACGACCCGGACGTCACCCACGGCGCGCACCTCACCGCCACCGTCGGTTGGCGCGCCGAGCCCGGCCTGGACCTCGCCGGCGGCCTCGGCGTCGGCACCGTCACCAAGCCCGGGCTCGGCCTCGCCGTCGGCGGCCCGGCGATCAACGAGACGCCGCGCCGGATGATCGGCCAGGCCGTGGCCGAGGTGGTCGACCTCACCGAGGTGGGCGTCCGGGTGGTGATCAGCGTGCCGGGCGGTGAGGTGATGGCCCGCAAGACCACCAATCGGCGGCTCGGCATCCTCGGCGGCATCTCGATCCTCGGCACCACCGGGATCGTCCGGCCCTTCTCCACCGCCTCGTGGCGGGCCAGCGTGGTGCAGGCGGTGCACGTGATGGCCGCCCAGGGCGAGTCCACCGTGGTGCTCTGCACCGGCGGGCGGACCGAGCGCGCCGCCCGGGAACTGCTGCCGGAGCTGCCGGAGGTGTGCTTCGTCGAGGTCGGCGACTTCACCGGCGCCGCGGTCACCGCCGCCGTCGGCGACGGGATGACCGGGGTGGTCTTCGTCGGGATGGCCGGCAAGCTGGCCAAGCTCGCCGCCGGCATCCTGATGACCCACTACACCCGCTCCAAGGTGGACCTCTCACTGCTCGGCGCGGTCACCGCCGAGGCCGGCGGCGACGCCGACCTGGTCGCGGCGGTCACCGCGGCGAACACCGGGCGGCACGCGTACGAGCTGTGGGAGACCGCCGGCCTGCTCGGTCCCGCCGGGGACCTGCTCTGTCAGCGGGTCCGCCAGGTGCTGCTCCGCTTCGCCGAGCGGGCGGTCACCGTCGACGTTGCCATGGTCGACTTCGCCGGCTCCCGGGTCGTCGCCTCTTCGGGCCGGTGGGCGGCGTGACCGCCACGCCGTCGCGGAACGGTGACCCGGTCACTCAGGGTGGTGGCCGGCCCCGGCAATCCACCGGCGACCGAGATGACTCCCAGTCATATTCATGCCTGACCGGAATACCGCTCACCGAAGACCTGTCCGCCGGCGCGGCCGTGACCGTGGTGGGGATCGACGCCGCCGGTCGGCCGGCGCACCCCGGGCTGGCCGAGGCGCTCGCCGCGGCCGAGCTGGTGGTCGGGGCGGCCCGGCACCTCGCCGCCGTGCCGGTGCCGCCCGGCTGCCCGACCGTGACCCTCGGGCCGCTCACCCCCGCCCTGGACCGGCTGCGCTCCGCCGTCGCCGCCGGCGCGCACGCCGTCGTGCTGGCCAGCGGCGATCCCGGCTTCTTCGGCATCGTCCGGCGGCTGCGGGCGGCCGGGCTGCCGCTGCGGGTGCTGCCCGCGGTCTCCAGCGTCGCCGCCGCGTTCGCCCGTGCCGGACTGCCCTGGGACGGCGCGGCGGTGGTCACCGCGCACGGGCGCGACCCCCGGCCGGCGCTCAACGCCTGCCGCGCACTGCCCGCCGTCGCGGTGCTCACCGCGCCCGGCGCCGGGGCGGCCGAGCTCGGGGCGGGCCTGGTCGGCTGGTCCCGCCGCCTGGTGGTGGCCGAGCACCTCGGCACGGCCGACGAGCGAGTCACCTGGACCACCCCCGAGGACGCCGCCAGCCGCCCCTGGGCCGACCCGCACGTCCTGCTCAGTCTCGCTTCGGATCGGGCCGCCGGCGGCGGGACTGGCCCGATGCGGGCGGACAACCAGCCGGCCGCCGCGCCGCCCGGCGGCTGGGCGCTGCCCGAGTCCGGGTACGCCCACCGCGACTCGATGATCACCAAGGCGGAGGTACGCGCCCTCGCGGTGGCCCGGCTGCGCCCCCGGCTCGGCCGGCTGATCTGGGACGTGGGCGCCGGCAGCGGCTCGGTGGGCATCGAGTGCGCCCTGCTCGGCGCGGCCGTGATCGCGGTGGAACGCGACCCGCAGGCGCCGGTGCGGGCCAACGCCGCCCGGCACGGCGTCGACGTCCGGCTGGTGACCGGTCACGCCCCCGAGGCGCTGCGCGGGCTGCCCGACCCGGACGCCGTCTTCGTCGGCGGCGGCGGCACCGACGTGCTGACCGCGGTGGCCGCCCGCCGGCCGGACCGGGTGGTGGTCACCCTCGCGGCGCTGGACCGGGTCGCCCCCGCCGTGCACCTGCTGCGCGCCGCCGGCTACGCGGTCGAGGGCAGCCAGCTCGCCGCCGCCCGCCTCGCCGACCTGCCCGGCGGCTCCCTGCGCCTGGCCGCCACCAACCCGGTGGTCGTGCTGACCGGGGAGCGCCGGTGACCACGCCACCCACCCACCACACCGGACCCTCGCGGGGAGCGCACGTGCACCAGACCGCACCACCCGACACCGCCCCGACCGACCCCGCCGCCGCGCCCGGCTCGGCCGGGGCCACGACCGTTGCGGCCAACACGAGTGTGACGGCCGGCCCGGCGACCGGCCCCGCCACCGTCGGGCTCGTCGCCGCCACCGCCGCCGGGCGGCGGCACGCCCGGACCCTCGCCGAGGCCTGGCCGCACGCCCGGGAGGTCCCGGGGGAGACGGTCGCCGACGCGCTGCGGACGGCCTGGGCGCAGTGCGACGCGGTGGTGGCGTTCCTCGCCACCGGGGCGGTGGTCCGGATCCTCGCGCCGCTGCTCGGCGACAAGCGCACCGACCCGGCCGTGGTGGTCGTCGATGAGGCCGCCCGGCACGCCGTCGCGCTGCTCGGCGGGCACGCCGGCGGCGCCAACGCCCTCGCTGCCGAGGTGGCCGCGCTGCTCGACGCCCGCCCGGTGGTCACCACCGCCACCGACGCGGTCGGCCTGCCCGGCCTGGACACCCTCGGCTGGCCGGTCGAGGGCGCGGTGGCCGCCGTCTCCCGGGCGATCCTCGACGGCGAGCCGGTCCGCCTCGACGCCGACGCCACCTGGCCGTTGCCGCCGCTGCCGGACAACGTGCGCGCCGACGCGCCGGACGGCGGGTACCGGCTGCTGGTCACCGACCGGGTCGTGCCGCTGGACGGGCGGACCGCCGTGCTGCGCCCGCCGTCCCTGGTCGCCGGGATCGGCTCCAGCCGGGGCGTGGCCGCCGCCGAGGTGGCCGGGCTGCTGCGCCGCGCGCTCGCCGGGGCCGGGCTGGCCGAGGCCAGCCTGCGCTGCCTGGCCAGCGTCGACCTCAAGGCCGACGAGGCGGGCATCGTGGACACCGCCCGCGCGCTCGGCGTACCCCTGATGACCTGGCCGGCGGCGGAGCTGGCCGCCGTCGACGTGCCGCACCCCAGCGAGGTGGTCCGCGCCGCCGTCGGCACGCCCAGCGTCGCGGAGGCCGCGGCGCTGCGCCGCGGCGACGCCACCCTGCTGGTGCCGAAGACCGCCTCGGCGATGGCGACGGTCGCCGTCGCCAGGCACGCCCCGCGCGGTCGGCTGGCGATCGTCGGGCTCGGCCCCGGCGCGCCCGACCTGCGCACCCCGCGGGCGGTGGCCGAGCTCCGCCGGGCCGCCGTGGTCGTCGGCCTCGACCAGTACGTCGCGCAGGTCCGCGACCTGCTGCGGCCGGGCACCCGGGTGCTCGCCAGCGGGCTCGGCGCGGAGGAGGAGCGGGCCCGCGCCGCCGTCGCCGAGGCCACCGCCGGTCACGCGGTCGCGCTGATCGGCTCCGGCGACGCCGGGGTGTACGCGATGGCCAGCCCCGCCCTGGAGTACGCCGACGCCCGCGTCGACGTGGTCGGCGTGCCCGGGGTGACCGCCGGGCTGGCCGCGGCGGCGCTGCTCGGCGCGCCGCTCGGGCACGACCACGTCTACCTGAGCCTGTCCGACCTGCACACCCCGTGGGAGGTCATCGTCCGGCGGATCACCGCCGCCGCCGAGGCCGACCTGGTGGCGCTGCTCTACAACCCGCGCAGCCGGGCCCGGGACTGGCAGCTCGGCGCGGCGCTGGAGCTGTTCGCCGCGCACCGCCCGCCGGACACCCCGGTCGGGGTGGTGCGCAATGCCAGCCGCGCCGGCGAACGGGTCCACCTGGCCACCCTGGCCACCTTCGACCCGGCCCTGGTCGACATGTACGGCGTGGTGGTCGTCGGCAGCACCCAAACCCGGCTGGTCGCCGGCCGGATGGTCACGCCCCGGGGGTACCGGTGGCGGCGGTGACCATCGGCGCCTGCCAGGGCTGCGGCGCCTGCCTGCTCACCTGCCCGACGCACGCCATCCGGCCGACGCCCGGCGGCCTCACCGTCCGCGACGACCGCTGCACCGGCTGCCTGGAGTGCCTGGAGATCTGCCCGGTGGACGCCATCAGCGCCACCGCCGAACCACGAGGAGACCGATGACTTCCACCCCGACCGCCGCCCCGCCCATCGGGCGGTGGAGCCGCGCCGAGCGGGTACGCCTCGGCGGCATCGTGTTCGCCGTCGCCGCCCTGCACGTCGCCGGATGGAGCCTCTACCTGTACTGGAACGACCAGCCCGCGGCGGCCGGCGGGCTGGCCGGGGCGGGCACCCTCGCGTACGCGCTCGGGGTGCGGCACGCCTTCGACGCCGACCACATCGCCGCCATCGACGACACCACCCGGCTGATGCTGCTGCGCGGCCGCCGCGCCGTCGGCGTCGGGTTCTTCTTCGCCCTCGGGCACAGCGCGGTGGTGCTGCTGCTCTCCCTGGTGATCGGGCTCGCCTCGGCCACCATGACCGACGGCGGCCTGGCCGGGGTCCGCCAGGTCGGCGCGGTGGTCGCCGCGGCCACCGCCACCGCGTTCCTGCTGCTGGTGGCGGTGCTCAACGCGGCGGTGCTGGCCGGGCTGGCAAAGCTGTGGCGGCGGCTGCGGGCCGGCGCGCTGGACGAGTCCGAGCTGGACCTGCTGCTGCTCAACCGGGGCCTGGTGCACCGGATCCTCGGCTCGCGGGCCCGGTCGCTGGTGCGCTCCTCCTGGCACATGGCCCCGATCGGCTTCCTCTTCGGCCTGGGCCTGGAGACCGCCAGCGAGGTCACCCTGCTGTCGCTGTCGGCGAGCACCGCCGCCGGCGGCGGCCTGCCGGTGCTGGCCCTGCTCACCCTGCCGCTGCTCTTCGCCGCCGGGATGTCCGCCATGGACACCGCCGACAGCCTGCTGATGGCCCGCGCCTACTCGTGGGCGTACCGGCACCCGGCCCGGCGGCTCTGGTACAACCTGGCCACCACCGCGATGACCGTGCTGGTCGGTGCCCTGGTCGCCAGCGTCTACCTGGCCAGCCTGCTGGTCGACCACCTCGGGGTGACCGCGCTGGCCGGGTACGCCGCGCTGGGCGACCACTTCGAACAGCTCGGCTACGCGGTGGTGCTGCTCTTCGTGCTGGCCTGGGGCGGCGCGGTGGTGCTGTGGAAGCTGCGCGGCCACGACCGGCGCTACGGCGGCGCGGCCGGGGACCACCCGTGACCCGCGTCGTGCACCCCATCGAGCGGGAGTCGTACCGCATCCTGCGGGAGCGGGTCGACCTGAGCCACCTGCCCCCGCTGAGCCGGGCGGTCACCGAGCGGGTGGTGCACGCCAGCGCCGACCTCGGCTACGTCACCGAGCTGGTCTGCGACGAGGCGGCGCTGGAAGGCGGGCTGGCCGCGCTGCGCGCCGGTGCGCCCATCGTGGCCGACGTCTGGATGGTCGCCGCCGGGATCACCGGGGCCGGTCGGGACATCGTCTGCCCGGTCGCCGAGCCGGCCGCCGCCGAACTTGCCCGCGACACCGGCCTGACCCGCTCCGCGGCGGCGGTGCGCATCGCCCTGGACCGGGTCGGGCCGGGCGCCGTCTGGGTGGTCGGCTGCGCGCCGACCGCGTTGGCCGAACTGCTCACCCTCGACGCGGCGCCCGCCCTGGTGGTCGGGCTGCCGGTCGGCTTCGTCGGCGCCGCCGAGAGCAAGGCGGCGCTGCGGGCCGGCGGCCTGCCCGCCGTGTCCAACGTCGGCGAGAAGGGCGGCTCGGCGGTCGCCGCCGCCGCCCTCAACGCCCTGCTGTACCAGGAGGAGGCGACATGAGCGCGCTGGTCATCGTCGGGCACGGCACGCGCAGCGCGGCCGGGGTCGACCAGTTCACCGCGCTCGTCGACCGGGTCCGCCGGCGCGCCGCCGGCAGCGTCGGCGACGTCGAGGGCGGCTTCATCGAGCTGTCCCGCCCGCCGCTGACCGACGCGGTCGCCGCGCTGGCCGGCCGGGGGCACCGGTCGCTGGTGGCGCTGCCGCTGGTGCTCACCGCCGCCGGGCACGGCAAGGGCGACATCCCCGCCGCGATGGCCCGCGAGCAGGCCCGCCACCCCGGCCTGACCTACCGCTACGGGCGGCCGCTCGGGCCGCACCCGCTGCTGCTCACCGCCCTGGCCGAGCGGATCGACGCCGCCCTGGCCGGGGCCGACCGGGCCGGCACCTGGGTGGCGCTGATCGGCCGGGGCTCCACCGACCCGGACGCCAACGCCGAGGTGGCGAAGGTGGCCCGGCTGCTCTGGGAGGGGCGCGGCTACGCCGGGGTCGAACCCGGTTTCGTCTCCCTGGCCGAGCCGTCCGTGCCGGCGGTGCTGGAGCGGCTGCGCCGGCTCGGCGCCCGGCGGATCGTGGTCGCCCCGTACTTCCTCTTCGCCGGGGTGCTGCCGGACCGGATCGTCGCCCGGTCGACCGAGTTCGCCGCCGCCCACCCCGACCTGGACGTGCGGGTGGCCGACCTGATCGGCGACTGCGACGCGCTGGCCGACCTGGTGCTGGAACGGCACGCCGAGGCGCTGCGCGGGGACATCCGGATGAACTGCGACACCTGCGCGTACCGGGTGCTGATGCCGGGCTTCGCCGACAAGGTGGGCCGGCCGCAGACCCCGCACGACCACCCCGACGACCCGGTGGGCGGCCACCATCACCACCACCACGACCACCACCATCCTCAGCGGCACGAGCCCACGCTGCGCCCGGGGCAGGTGGCCATCGTGGGCGGCGGCCCCGGCCCCGACGACCTGATCACCGTACGGGGGAGGGCGATGCTGCACGCCGCGGACGTGGTGGTGGCCGACCGGCTCGCCCCGCAGGGCCTGCTCGCCGGGCTGCGCCCGGGCGTGCTGGTGGTCGACGCGGCGAAGGTGCCCCGGGGACCGTCGATGGGGCAGGACACCATCAACGACACCCTGATCCGCCACGCCCGCGCCGGCAAGCGGGTGGTCCGGCTCAAGGGCGGCGACCCGTACGTCTTCGGGCGCGGCCACGAGGAGGTTCAGGCCTGCGCCGCCGCCGGGGTCGAGACGGTGCTGGTCCCCGGGGTGAGCAGCGCCGTCGCCGCGCCCGCCCTGGCCGGCGTGCCGGTCACCCACCGGGGTGTCGCGCACGACGTCACCGTCGTCTCCGGACACCTGCCGCCGGAGCATCCCGGGTCGCTGGTGGAGTGGGCGGCGCTGGGCCGGTCCCGGGGGACGCTGGTGCTGCTGATGGCGGTCGACACCATCGGCCGGATCGCCGAGACGCTGGTGGCCCAGGGCCGCGCGGCGGACACCCCGGTGCTGATGGTGCAGGACGCCGGGCACCCCGGGCAGCGGGCCCTGCCGACCACGCTGGACGAGGTGGGCGAGCTGGCCGCCCGGGAGGGCGTCCGGCCGCCGGCGGTCTTCGTGGTCGGGCCGGTGGTGGCCCTCGCCCCGGTCGCGGCGGTCGCGGCGGGCTGAGCCGCCGGGGTTCTCCCAGGCGGCCGGCCCGAGCAGCACGGTGACCGGGGCGCTCGGAGCCGGTCAGAGCAGGGCGACACCGAGCAGGACGGCGCCGAGGCTCAGGCTCACGCCACCGGCGACGGTGAGCCAGAGGAGCTTGTTCGGCCGGGTGTCGGTGGGCCGGGGTACCGAGAGGAAGAAGCCCAGCGGCATGAGGATCGGCGCGGCGACCAGCAGCGTCCGGATCAGCGAGCGCATCCCGTCCGACGCCTCGGCCTGGTCGAGGTACGGCAGGGCGACCAGGACGAGGATGACCAGCACGCCGGCGTGCGCGTGGCCGGCCGTCCACAGCCCCCGCCGGACCGGATTGTCCAGGTAGCCGGGCCGGTTTCGGGCCAGGTGGACGAGGAGGGTCAGCCCGCCGTACGCGACCGCGACGACGGTGATCAGCAGGATTCCCGCAGTGGTGCGCGTGTCCGATGACATCGTCGTCTCCGTCTCGTCGCTGTCCGCTCTGCCCGTCGGCACCACTTGGTGAACAGTCGCGGCCCCCGTCACGTCACGCTCCACCTGCTCGGCGCGGGCATCGGCCGCGGCGCCGAGAGGGGAACGGGGGCGCCGCGGAGCCGGGACCGGGTGCCGGGTCCGTCGCGCGCGACACCCGGCAGGCCGACGGATCAGCCGGTCGCCGCCCGGGCCAGCGCGTAGCCGAGGCTCGCCGCGGCCAGCCCGGCGACCACGCTGAGCAGCACGTTGGCCAGCGCGGCCAGCCGGTTGCCGTCGCGGGTCAGCCGCAGCGTCTCGTACCCGAAGGTGGACCAGGTGGTCAGCGCGCCGCAGAAGCCGGTGCCCAGCGCGGCGGTGACGGCCGGTCCGGCCGGCACCGCGACGAGCATCCCGAGCAGCAGCGAGCCGACGACGTTGACGGTGAGCGTGCCCCAGGGCAGGAGTGAGTCGTGCCGGGCCTGCACGGCCCGGTCGGTCAGGTAGCGCAGCGGGGCGCCCAGCGCCGCCCCCAACGCGATCAGCAGCACGGTCACCGGCCGTCTCCGGCCCGGTCGAGCAGCCGGCTGGCGACGGTGTCGCCGGCCGCGACCGCCAGCAGCCCGCCCAGCAGGGTGGCCGCGAGGTACGTCAGCGCCGTGCCGGCCGCGCCTGCCGCCACGGCCAGCCGGACGTCCACCACGTACGCGGAGAAGGTGGTGAAGCCGCCGAGGACGCCGACGCCGAAGAACGGGCGGGTCAACGGGGCGACGCGACGCCGGCCGATCACGGCCATCAGCACCCCGATGAGCAGGCAGCCGGTGACGTTGACGGCGAAGGTGGCCCACGGGAATCCGGCCGGGGGGTGCGGCAGGGCGGTCTGGACGCCGGCCCGGGCCAGCGCGCCGAGCACCCCGCCGGCCGCGATGGCGCCGAGCACCGCCGC comes from Micromonospora purpureochromogenes and encodes:
- a CDS encoding cobyrinate a,c-diamide synthase; translation: MVSPDAPWPLPRLVVAAPASGHGKTTVATGLLAALRRRGLTVSPHKVGPDYIDPGYHALAAGRPGRNLDPWLVGEERIAPLLRHGASVPTPADVAIVEGVMGLHDGAVGRGSYASTAHVARLIDAPVLLVLDTTAQGRSAAALVLGMRAFDPGVRIGGVVLNRVGSPRHETLLRDALAEVGVPVLGAVTRAAEVAAPSRHLGLVPVAERAPESLAVVAALADLVESTVDLDAVLALARTAPPLTVRAWDPASAVGGPAGRDRPVVAVAGGPAFTFSYAETTELLAAAGATVVRFDPLRDPALPAGARAVVVGGGFPEVHVEALAANSALRAELADFDGPIVAECAGLLYLGRSLDGVPMCGRLPHTARMTGRLTLGYREAVAAADSPPHRAGEPVRGHEFHRTATDPGHGDRAAWRWDGGRHGFVDGRVHASYLHTHWAAHPSAARRLVEAAAR
- the cobI gene encoding precorrin-2 C(20)-methyltransferase, producing the protein MSAPTLTGVGVGPGDPELLTLKAVRVLREADLVVVPVMDRLAADGDAPPGRAETTVLAHVDADRLRRLPFALDDRGGVTARRERAWDAAARAVVAALDGGAASIAFATIGDPNVYSTFGYLAQSVRALRPAVEVRTVPGVTAMQELAARSGVPLCEGREPLTLLPATAGLALVSDALAGPGTVVVYKGWRRHPELVDELRRHDRLPDAVLGRSVGLPGERIGPVDAAADDLPYLSTLLVPARRDRRGGKL
- the cobM gene encoding precorrin-4 C(11)-methyltransferase — protein: MTTTGKVWFVGAGPGAADLLTLRAARVIGAADVVIWAASLVHADVLAHARADAEIVDSSQLPIEGVLPLYRRAAAEGLTVARIHSGDPALWGAVQEQLDLCRALDLAVEIVPGVSSFTAVAAIVGRELTIPEVAQSVILTRLEGGKTPMPPGERVRDFARHGTTMALFLSAARSGQAQAELLAGGYPPDTPVVVAYQATWPDELVVRCALADLEATVKEHRLWKHTLFLVGPALAATGTRSHLYHPGHFHTFRRAEPAARAELRRARAAGSGDGPR
- a CDS encoding cobalt-precorrin-5B (C(1))-methyltransferase; translated protein: MTYAEPPLREPDLPRTAKVRPTALRTGWTTGACATAAAKAAVTALVTGVPQPEVEIGLPGGQRVSFPVARCDLTPAPEARAEAVVVKDAGDDPDVTHGAHLTATVGWRAEPGLDLAGGLGVGTVTKPGLGLAVGGPAINETPRRMIGQAVAEVVDLTEVGVRVVISVPGGEVMARKTTNRRLGILGGISILGTTGIVRPFSTASWRASVVQAVHVMAAQGESTVVLCTGGRTERAARELLPELPEVCFVEVGDFTGAAVTAAVGDGMTGVVFVGMAGKLAKLAAGILMTHYTRSKVDLSLLGAVTAEAGGDADLVAAVTAANTGRHAYELWETAGLLGPAGDLLCQRVRQVLLRFAERAVTVDVAMVDFAGSRVVASSGRWAA
- the cbiE gene encoding precorrin-6y C5,15-methyltransferase (decarboxylating) subunit CbiE, whose product is MTATPSRNGDPVTQGGGRPRQSTGDRDDSQSYSCLTGIPLTEDLSAGAAVTVVGIDAAGRPAHPGLAEALAAAELVVGAARHLAAVPVPPGCPTVTLGPLTPALDRLRSAVAAGAHAVVLASGDPGFFGIVRRLRAAGLPLRVLPAVSSVAAAFARAGLPWDGAAVVTAHGRDPRPALNACRALPAVAVLTAPGAGAAELGAGLVGWSRRLVVAEHLGTADERVTWTTPEDAASRPWADPHVLLSLASDRAAGGGTGPMRADNQPAAAPPGGWALPESGYAHRDSMITKAEVRALAVARLRPRLGRLIWDVGAGSGSVGIECALLGAAVIAVERDPQAPVRANAARHGVDVRLVTGHAPEALRGLPDPDAVFVGGGGTDVLTAVAARRPDRVVVTLAALDRVAPAVHLLRAAGYAVEGSQLAAARLADLPGGSLRLAATNPVVVLTGERR
- the cobJ gene encoding precorrin-3B C(17)-methyltransferase, translating into MTAGPATGPATVGLVAATAAGRRHARTLAEAWPHAREVPGETVADALRTAWAQCDAVVAFLATGAVVRILAPLLGDKRTDPAVVVVDEAARHAVALLGGHAGGANALAAEVAALLDARPVVTTATDAVGLPGLDTLGWPVEGAVAAVSRAILDGEPVRLDADATWPLPPLPDNVRADAPDGGYRLLVTDRVVPLDGRTAVLRPPSLVAGIGSSRGVAAAEVAGLLRRALAGAGLAEASLRCLASVDLKADEAGIVDTARALGVPLMTWPAAELAAVDVPHPSEVVRAAVGTPSVAEAAALRRGDATLLVPKTASAMATVAVARHAPRGRLAIVGLGPGAPDLRTPRAVAELRRAAVVVGLDQYVAQVRDLLRPGTRVLASGLGAEEERARAAVAEATAGHAVALIGSGDAGVYAMASPALEYADARVDVVGVPGVTAGLAAAALLGAPLGHDHVYLSLSDLHTPWEVIVRRITAAAEADLVALLYNPRSRARDWQLGAALELFAAHRPPDTPVGVVRNASRAGERVHLATLATFDPALVDMYGVVVVGSTQTRLVAGRMVTPRGYRWRR
- a CDS encoding 4Fe-4S binding protein; translation: MAAVTIGACQGCGACLLTCPTHAIRPTPGGLTVRDDRCTGCLECLEICPVDAISATAEPRGDR
- a CDS encoding HoxN/HupN/NixA family nickel/cobalt transporter, with amino-acid sequence MTSTPTAAPPIGRWSRAERVRLGGIVFAVAALHVAGWSLYLYWNDQPAAAGGLAGAGTLAYALGVRHAFDADHIAAIDDTTRLMLLRGRRAVGVGFFFALGHSAVVLLLSLVIGLASATMTDGGLAGVRQVGAVVAAATATAFLLLVAVLNAAVLAGLAKLWRRLRAGALDESELDLLLLNRGLVHRILGSRARSLVRSSWHMAPIGFLFGLGLETASEVTLLSLSASTAAGGGLPVLALLTLPLLFAAGMSAMDTADSLLMARAYSWAYRHPARRLWYNLATTAMTVLVGALVASVYLASLLVDHLGVTALAGYAALGDHFEQLGYAVVLLFVLAWGGAVVLWKLRGHDRRYGGAAGDHP
- a CDS encoding precorrin-8X methylmutase; the encoded protein is MTRVVHPIERESYRILRERVDLSHLPPLSRAVTERVVHASADLGYVTELVCDEAALEGGLAALRAGAPIVADVWMVAAGITGAGRDIVCPVAEPAAAELARDTGLTRSAAAVRIALDRVGPGAVWVVGCAPTALAELLTLDAAPALVVGLPVGFVGAAESKAALRAGGLPAVSNVGEKGGSAVAAAALNALLYQEEAT